GAACACATTATTCACGGTAATCGATCCGGAGCTGCTCTGGCCAACGGGCTGGCCATCCAGGGTTACTTCGTACTTGTGGCCCGGCTGCAGGCCTGGCGTGCTGGTTACTTCGAACTGAATGTCGCCGCTGCCGCTGTAAAATGCCTGGTTGTTCTCAGGGTAATTGAAGGACACGCTGTCATAGGCGGCGCCCTCTCTTCGAACCTCTTCCCGCAGTTTGTCGGTTTCCTGAACCACCTGGGGTTTCGGCAGGGTAATTGTGGTGACCGGTTTGACTTCGACCGCCTCTGAGCCTTCGGACGGTTCGTCGGAGTAGGTGACGTTGCCGTAGGCATCGACGTTGCGATAGACCTCGGCGAATACGGGAGTGGCCAACAAAACAAAGAGGCCGGCAACCAGCCCAGACTTGGGATACATACGCTCACCTTCTATTGGGTTTCCCCGATTATCGGCGGCGCACTAAACCATTTCAACGGCCGGGCACACGGATGTTCGTTACATATCGTTAAGGGCGGCAGGCACTGTGGAGCAGCTCACAAAAAAGCCCCGCACAGGGCGGGGCTTCGATCTGCTGTTCTCTCCGGAGACACGCTCCGGCGAGCGTTTTAGCAGGAGTAGTAGAGCTGGAATTCGACCGGGTGAGTGGTCATGTTCAGCTTCTCGACTTCGCCACGCTTCAGATCCACGTAGCCCTTGATCATGTCTTCGGTGAACACGCCGCCACGGGTCAGGAACTCGTGATCCGCTTCGAGGCAGTCCAGGGCCTCGGACAGAGTCTCGGCAACCTTCGGAATGTTCAGGGCCTCTTCCTTCGGCAGGTCGTACAGATCCTTGTCCATGGCATCGCCAGGGTGGATCTTGTTCTGGATGCCGTCCAGACCGGCCATCATCAGTGCGGCAAACGCCAGGTACGGGTTCGCGGACGGATCCGGGAAGCGCACCTCGATGCGACGGGCCTTCGGGCTGCTCACGTACGGGATTCGGATGGAAGCGGAGCGGTTACGGGCAGAGTAGGCCAGCATAACCGGAGCTTCGAAACCGGGAACCAGACGCTTGTAGCTGTTGGTGGCCGGGTTGGTGAAGGCGTTGATAGCCTTGGCGTGCTTGATGACGCCGCCGATGTAGTACAGGGCAGCTTCGCTCAGACCAGCGTAGCTGTCGCCGGCAAACAGGTTCTTGCCGTCCTTGCTCAGGGACATGTGCACGTGCATACCGGAGCCGTTGTCACCAACCACCGGCTTGGGCATGAAAGTGGCTGTCTTGCCGTAGGCGTGTGCCACGTTGTGCACGCAGTACTTCAGAATCTGTACTTCGTCGGCCTTGCGGGTCAGGGTGTTGGCACCAACGCCGATTTCACACTGGCCGGCAGTACCCACTTCGTGGTGGTGTACTTCAATTTCCAGGCCCATGGATTCCATGGCGGCACACATCGCGCCACGCAGGTCGTGCAGGCTGTCAACCGGCGGAACCGGGAAGTAACCGCCTTTAACGCCCGGACGGTGACCGATGTTGTTGCGGTCGAAGTCTTCGCCGGATACCCAGGCTGCTTCCTCGGAGTGGATGTGGTAAGAGGCACCTTGCATGTCGACGTTCCACTTAACGGAGTCGAATACAAAGAACTCAGGCTCAGGGCCGAACAGGGCACCATCGGCAATGCCGGTGGACTTCAGGTATTCCTCGGCGCGACGGGCAACAGAGCGCGGATCACGCTCATAACCCTGCATGGTGGAGGGCTCCACAATGTTACAGGTAATGTTGACAGTCGTTTCTTCGGTGAACGGATCCAGAACGGAAGTTTCGTCATCCGGCATCAGGATCATGTCGGATTCGTTGATGCCTTTCCAACCGGCGATGGAGGAGCCGTCAAACATCTTGCCGTCGGTGAAGAAGTCCTCGTCCACTTCGGTGGCGGGCAGAGTTACGTGCTGCTCTTTACCACGGCTGTCGGTGAAGCGCAGATCAACCCATTTGACTTCGTGTTCTTTGATCAAATCAACTGTCTTGGACATTGTGCATGCTCCGTTAGTTATACCGCACAGGCGGCTGCATTCATGTTCGTGGTGCCGGATCGCCCGCCCTTGCGGGTTCCGATCGGTTTCTCAGGTTTGCGCAGCTTAGCAAATGCCAGTGACACTTACCTGCAAATTTCGGCTGATTTGGGTAAAGCAAGGTGCTTGCCAATTTTTGGGGCATGCTCCAGAACAGCGCAACTGCGAGGGTTTGGGGCATGGCGTCGGCGCCGAGCCAGAGTCAGTTACGCCTGGCGCACCAAATCAGTGCACTAACATGGTGCATTTATTGTTTGTATGCATCAAAAGAGTGCGGGGTGCGCGCCGTGGCAAGTTGGGTAAAGAATAGGCGTTTTTCTTCATATTAACGACACAGACTTTTCGATATACTGCGCGCCGCTTCATTTTCACCCTGCCTTTTTTTGATCCCGGATCGAAAAGTTCCGTGCAGGGCGCCGGGCAGTCAGTTCCGGCGAATGAATTCATTTTACGGATTTGAGACGGCATGTGCCGGGGCCCTCCCCTGCGAACGACCTTCTCAGGTCATTGAGTGCATGCCGCAGGATACTTTTTGTGATTGAGAAACTTCGTAATATCGCCATCATCGCCCACGTCGACCATGGTAAAACCACTCTGGTAGACAAACTGCTTCGCCAGTCCGGCACCCTTGACCGCAAGGAACTTGAGAGCGAACGGGTCATGGACTCGAACGACCAGGAAAAAGAGCGGGGCATTACCATTCTGGCAAAGAACACCGCCCTGAAGTGGAACGGTTACGACATCAACATTGTCGATACCCCGGGGCACGCAGACTTCGGTGGTGAGGTTGAGCGGGTGATGAGCATGGTGGATTGCGTGCTGCTGGTGGTGGATTCCATCGACGGCCCCATGCCCCAGACCCGCTTTGTTACCCAGAAGGCGTTTGCGGCCGGCCTGCGGCCGATCGTGGTGGTCAACAAGATCGACCGCCCGGGTGCCCGCCCGGACTGGGTGGTGGATCAGGTGTTTGACCTGTTCGATAACCTGGGTGCCACCGATGAGCAGCTGGACTTTCCGATCGTTTACGCCAGCGCCCTGAACGGTATTGCCGGCGTCGACCATGAAAACCTCGACGACAACATGGACGCCGTGTTCCAGGCGATTGTCGATCACGTGCCAGCCCCCAACGTGGACCTGGACGGCCCTTTCCAGATGCAGATTTCCCAGCTGGATTACAGCAGCTTCCTGGGTGTGATCGGCATTG
This DNA window, taken from Marinobacter gudaonensis, encodes the following:
- a CDS encoding DUF4124 domain-containing protein; this translates as MYPKSGLVAGLFVLLATPVFAEVYRNVDAYGNVTYSDEPSEGSEAVEVKPVTTITLPKPQVVQETDKLREEVRREGAAYDSVSFNYPENNQAFYSGSGDIQFEVTSTPGLQPGHKYEVTLDGQPVGQSSSGSITVNNVFRGTHEARVHIVDENGVQVKTGPGISFTVHRPSVLN
- the glnA gene encoding glutamate--ammonia ligase, producing the protein MSKTVDLIKEHEVKWVDLRFTDSRGKEQHVTLPATEVDEDFFTDGKMFDGSSIAGWKGINESDMILMPDDETSVLDPFTEETTVNITCNIVEPSTMQGYERDPRSVARRAEEYLKSTGIADGALFGPEPEFFVFDSVKWNVDMQGASYHIHSEEAAWVSGEDFDRNNIGHRPGVKGGYFPVPPVDSLHDLRGAMCAAMESMGLEIEVHHHEVGTAGQCEIGVGANTLTRKADEVQILKYCVHNVAHAYGKTATFMPKPVVGDNGSGMHVHMSLSKDGKNLFAGDSYAGLSEAALYYIGGVIKHAKAINAFTNPATNSYKRLVPGFEAPVMLAYSARNRSASIRIPYVSSPKARRIEVRFPDPSANPYLAFAALMMAGLDGIQNKIHPGDAMDKDLYDLPKEEALNIPKVAETLSEALDCLEADHEFLTRGGVFTEDMIKGYVDLKRGEVEKLNMTTHPVEFQLYYSC